Part of the Besnoitia besnoiti strain Bb-Ger1 chromosome Unknown contig00015, whole genome shotgun sequence genome is shown below.
ATTCTCCTTGCTGCCGAGCACACGGCCTCGCCTATATTTACCAGCGCGCTAGAAATCCTTGACGCAAGAACCTCCGGCGCCAGGAAGGACGCCACCACGAACGCCGCAGCCTGGCCTCACGACGATATGGGCAGCCCGTTGGGTCTGGACATAAGCGGAAGCTGCCCTCGAGGTTTCCGTAGACACAGTCTTCTCAAAGAGAATGGATCTTTGCCAGGCACAAACATGAACGCGTTTATCAGGGAGAGGCCTCCACACGGCACACGCGCGGCCGGGCGGGGGCGTATTATACGGGCTCAACGAGTCAGGTCCAGGCCTTCAGTTTCCCCGGTGCGTGGCGGATTCCGCATTTGTAACCGTTGAGGACTCCACGTGAGGACGTTCGTGCGGGCTCGAcagaggacggagagggcAATCAGGAACACACACGAaacgcgacgcgccggaTGCAACAGTCAGGCCCTACTACCTTTGTTCGCGTTTTCAGGGCATGGCAGACACTAGACCCGCACAGCCGAGGTCAGCTGGGTGGCGCGCTCGTGGTAACCGCCCGTTGGGCTGCGGAAGCTTCCGGGATGATGCAGAATCTGCAGATTCAGGTTGGCTTCAGCAGCTTGTCTTCGCAGAGCTGCCCAAGACAGGGCTCGCTAACAAACTGGAACTCGCCGTCACTCACTAGGCGACAACACAAGTCCTGTCACAAGGCGGGGCGGATCGCACCTTGAACCCAACCTCGACTTTAGAGGTACCCCTCCTCTAGATGGCAGGGAGTCCCTGCCCTGCACACAGGCCGCGCGAACAGCGGACACACTCTTCAGTTTCTCGTGTGCGTCTCACTCGAGGAGATGATGCCGCTGTAGTATCAAACTGGAGGCGACTACGTAGGCGGCGGGTACAGGCACTTTCGCCGCGGTAAAAACTGGTACGCACAAAGCTCAGGAGCACCATTGCACCGACTTTTTCCGGGAAACTCAGACTCCTCCAGCCGCTCCGGCATGGGAGGGTTTAACAGACTGACCGGTCCCCACtagcgccttccgcggggAAGGAGCGGGAtgggagggaggggagcaGGCCATTGTACTTGCGCCCCCTTGCGTCCGCAGTCTGCTACTGAACCATCTTCTTGCCACGCGAATCCGCTGGCCAAATGGCACACAGCCACAGCATTCGGCGACGTTGGTGACATGCAGACaggagcgaaggagagggcgcagcagcgtgaACGCATCTTTATACTCTTTCCCCacggggagagaagagaccgCCCGATTTCGCGCAGGGTATCCACAGGACTCCTCTTCCCCGAAATGAGACACACCACCACGTTTCCCACGGCGCCACAAAGTCTTGCATGAAGAACGACAACGAAACATACTTTTTCCCGTGTCCTTCATGACGCGCGCACGACCAGTTTCGTTTCTGCAATCCTATGCGGAATGAAACGACATCGTCTTCCCGTGTGCCTAGTGGAGGCGCGTCAGTGTCTTTCCAACGGTTCCTGCGCGGACACTTTCGCATCTGTTCTCGCCAGCTGTCCTTTCCAACACGTAACTCTTCCCTGAGCTCTATGTGTAGTCGTAGACCAGCTTGAATACCTTCCCCCACCAGCactgcgccgcagcaggctgTCTGCCAACAGATCAGAGGCGCCCTGAATCTTGTGTTCTGGCCGCATACCCCCGTGTCTTTAGGGCAGCTAGATGTATCAGTTGACGCATTGCCACGGAGATGGCATGTGGCTACGGGGGCTTAACTCTCGTCCACTATGGTCGATTAGACCGTGACAGAACTGTTCACAGCAAGTGGAGGGGGCTGCCTGAGGATTTGGGACATGAAGGCCTCCCAACGTATGCATCGCTCTCCGCAAAAGGCTCCTCACGCCGACAACCGGGGCTCGCCCACAAGTGCACACTGGGCGGGCCCTTTGTAGATTGCCTGCTGAATGGCCAAACTGAGGAGAGCCGACAGCATGCTTAATCGCTCCCGAAGAAACTGCACGACCCTAGAGAGCTTGGGCTGTTGATGACTTGCCGTTGAGGTTGAGGTCGACTGTCGGCACAAAAGGGCTGCAAACTAGCGCCCTTCCGCAAGGAAATCCAACACCGCGGACAGCCACTGCAATCTCTGCTTTCCGTAGTTTCTGGGACGTCTGCAGGAGCGTCTCCCGTTGCaacgccttccgcggcgatGCATGCCTCACTTTCAGAGAAGTTGAGCGCCGCTGGAGGATTGGCGACATCGTACCGCGGCTCGCTTGTCGTAAACGAACTGGATATCGATCACTGGCAGAAGAGGGGAAATAGATAGTTTGTCATCAAGTACACTTCACGCTTCTTGCTTACTTTGTAAGAACTGCGTCTGGTATACCGGTCTGTTCCTCATGAGTCTCCCGTCTAAGCCATGATGTGCTGAGCAGTAGCGCATTTCTTTGAGCCGAGTACAGCCACGTGCCACGGCAGTGACCCCACGACGGGAAGGATGAACGATTCATGAACTCAATGCATATGCGCCATGCGAACTTGAACGCCACGCGGTACGTTCCTAGATGACGCGCCCGTGCAAAAAGACCTCTTAACGAGACGACATCCAATCCGTGCCGGATTTCCTCATGCATGCTCATCTTTCTTCGGTGGGAAGGATTCGTGTGCAGCTGATACTTTCTTGTACGTTCGCAGGTTCACCAACGTGGTAGAAACATGACCCGTCTTCACGCACATCGAATATGCAGTTATGCTGCGTCACTCCTGCTGTAGCATATAATTGGTGTTTCTCAGCAGGATCTCTGACGTTTGGTTACTGCGCATAGCCAATCTGTCCGCGACCCTGATCTGAAGAATGAGGAAACCAGTCGCGGGGCACGACGCCTTCCGTTTTCTGTGGTCTCCGTGCCACGCGAGCTGGTCAGACCTATCAAGGGCAACGATTGTGTTTCTAAACGCACAGGTGGTGGCCTCCGGACAAGCCGGCCGAAATGGCTGAATACGGAGACTCCTCACTGGCGAAAGCATTTCGTTCCACTCGCTGACTGATTCTGCATACGGGAAGACTCTGGACAGCGTCAGACCAGTTGATGTGCAAGTTGCACAGAGCCTGTTCCTGCGCTATATTTTCTCCTCTCGTGTATCTTCCTCAGTGGTTTCTCTGGTACGCCAGCGTACCGTCTCTAGGTGATGACTCCTTGCTTGCACAAGCACTGGGCAGACGGTTGTCTGCCCAGTGCTTGCGCCATGTGCGACTTCTGTGTGATGCATGCAGCATTGTGCCTGAGTACGTAGAGACTACCGATGCGGATGCGTTCTCAGAACCCAACCTccgtctctttttcttccgcgtTTGACTTTTGCCGAGTGTGAAATATTTGCTCCCTTCGGCATGTCTTTCCGGAACGCGGCGATGTGGATGACATGCGAGTGTGCCTGCTGCACGCTCGATTCATGCGCTTCTTCGCTATCGTAAAGGTGTGTACCTTTACGATAGCAATTGCTGATAGACGGTTCTCGTCTCGTGATGCGCACTGAAGAGAGTAAAAGTTTTTTTGCCGCGTACTGCTCGCCTTTGCATTTTTTCCGGATGCGAGGCGTGGAACTCTCCGTTTTTTCTGGATTCTCGTTGAGAGGAAACAGGTTGCAGACACCAGCCTTCGAATCTGCGCTTTGCGCCATCATATGTGGTTAAACGACCTTTCCGGGAAAGAAGGGATAACCAGTGAAAAGTCGATGCAGAGCTAAAAACGATCTAGCGCATCTTTTGTACCACAactttttgttttttttcgtGAATTTTTGCCCTCAACAACTGCGTGTCTCGACTCTTCTGTCTTTGCGTTTCCGTCATGCCTTGATTCACCTTCGTGTGTTGCGTTCCACGTGGAGCATCGTTGACAGTTCGTCTTCGATCCTCCCGGTTCTTGCATCTTTCTCAAATTCTCGTTCACATTTTGCTTCCAAAGCAGAGGTACGCCGCGTTTTCCCGCCCTCGCTTCCATTCTACGTCGACATACTCCTGTAGTGTCACACGTGGAGGGTCACCTTCGCTGCATGAAACGTTTCctgctcttctctcgctgcatACCTGCGCGTTGCAAGTTCTTCCCAAGCCCTTTTTCACATGAATCCTGTGCTCTGGCGTGGCTTTTCGACGTGCGGAATACGCCTTTCTTCTTGGTTTCTCCTGATCTCGCCTTTCGACGCGCGTTTTTCGTTCACTCGGCGGGGGACGTTGCGGCGAAGTTTCACCAGCGCCCTTCCTTTTTCCTACCCTTTTTCGGGCATTTTTCGCGTGTTTGTCGTCCCTCCGCGTGATTGTCGTCCGTCCGCTCCTCCGTGTCGCCGTTTCGCCTTCCCCTGTGCTCTTTGAAAACCCATGGAGCCTCAGCAGACCgcgggagccgccgcgccccgccgctgtcacctcgcctgtcgcgcgtGGAGCGGGTTGAAGCAGGAAAAGCTCTCGAACTGGATGGTAAGCGACACGGCACTGAACGCGGAAACCGCACTGAGCCGGAGACCGACACTTCTCTCTACTTCCTTGAGCAACGTCTTTTTCGGTGTGTCTGCGCCGCAAAGAACCCAGAGCACACGCCCCTTACTAGGTCATTGCTGTTCGAGGCAACGGACAGCGTGGCATCCACAGCGTTGTCTTCCGCAGCCTAGTCATCCTTCGCGCTCCCATTCTGCCTTTGGCATCTAAGTAGCGCTCCAGGCTGCGTTTTTTGAGGTATTTTGCTAACTTTTGGGGATTCCAACAGGAAGCGCGAACAGATATGAGACGCTGTGTTTCTGTATCTCTTTGCTCAGAGAGGAagcttttttttctcagtTCGGTGGCGAACTCGAATGGGGTGTCGCCGGATGCATTGCACGTCTGTTCCGGTGGAGGCTTTGAGGTTTTCGAGTGTGAGCTCAGCGCGATCTCTCTGTACATCCAGAGGCGGCCTGAGCATGCATGCGTTCCCTGTCACGGTTCTCTTGTTCGTCGCAGATTCAGGAGAATTTGCCTTTCCTTCAACTCGACAAGAAGCATCAGGCGGCCTGGGCATTCATGTGAGCTCTTCTAAagaggcgccgccacgcagaaCTGGTCTCGAAGTCAAATGAGGCAGACAAGACGGACGCGTCGATGTATCGGCGCACTAGGCACCGGCGGTGGCGTTTCCTGTCCGTGTATGagtatacatgcatgcagagacaaACGCATACAGACGCCTCTGTCGCTATTTCCGCATCAGCGTACGGACTCGCCAGCGCCCTTACGGGTACCGGCGCATGTCATCGTACAGTATCCAATTGAGAGACGTTGACTCGATGCGGAGTGGTGCATCGCGTCCATGGGGCGCGTATTTGGATATCGCGttccgcgcagcagctgccctTTCCTCCTTCCGCTCTGCGAGCCTCGGTTGCTGCGGTTGGGCGGGCGCCTGTCGCGTGCCCATTCTGTCGTGTGCCTGTTGTTCGCCACGTCGCTCAcgctctgccggcgcgcctcgcctttcgcgtgtctctccccTCCTCTTTGTTTCCTCAGCGACTTCGCCTCGAAGGAACAAGAAGACGCCTTCACCCAGAGGCTGGCAAGCGTCGCGTTCAAAGGTGAGATGATTCACATCCATCCCGCTctcccgcggccttcggctcgGCCGGGCGCGttcctcgcgccggcggagacagtccccacggcggcggggaccgcagccggcgccgccggctcgccCGCCGGGGGCGCCagggggcgcggcggctggaagcgcggcggggcgcgaggcgacgggtcagacgaagacgacgacgagggagaggggcggtaccagacgaagcgcagaagacgcggagcgagaggacgatctgctgcgcgcgttcAACAAGACGAGGCCGTGGCGCAGGCAGTCGGGACCcccgggggcggggcggagtCTGCGCCTTCAGGGCATGTAGACGAGCCGCACGAGTGCGGCTGGAAGCCGGGGAGCCcgaagcagccgctgccgtcgctgttTGACATTCAGAAGAAGAAACACgcgacgcgcttcgcctcaggGGTGCACTGGTCTGGAGGCGAAGATCtagacgacgacgagggcgccgagggcgtgGTGCAGAGGACAGCCCCTCTGATGCGGTGAGGCAGGAGCAGACAAGGAATGCTGGGGCCTTCCCCAGAGGCTTTTCTAGTCCTCCACGCGTCGTGGGGCTTGCTGGTTTCGCGGACGCGTGTTTTTGGAGAGACCGAGGCATGGCGGCACGAAGCTCTCTGGGGACGCTGAGGATGTGCAGGGGGGTTCATTCCCTGATGCAGGCCTCGAATACCCGAGGATACTCGAGGCTTGCCACAGCGAGGCTGCCCCCCGCTTGCGTCCTTTCTCGGTGTTTCAGGCCGTCCACGAGGGTGTCCTTTCATCACAGTTTTTTTTGCTTATGAAACAGACTTATAATCCTAAAATCATTTCAAAAGTGGGAAACAGGTGTTTGCTCTGGTCTCCCTGCTTCCGCAGGTTCTCCTACCCCGACCAACTCGAGATGAAGCGAAAATATTTACGCGTAAGCCTTCTGGGCGTTGTCGATCAACGTTCTTTGTTTGTATTTCGTGTCTTTGGCGTATAGGGACGTCCCTTTCGTGTtttttcgtcgccgtctttcCTGCCTCTCGTCCCCCTCAGACCTCTTTCTTCTGTGCGTTACGTGAGCACCTCCAGCCCCGTTTTTTTTTTAAATCGCAGCTCAGGGTAACTTCCCTGCGTCAGCGCATGTGTCGGCGGATTCTCTTTTAGCCTGTGCACCCTCTGGCCTCGCAGTGCCGGCCTCGTGGAGTTTTCCTCGTATTCCTCCTCAGGAAACTGCGGGTTTTGTGCAGCAGCCCTTTTTCCGGCGTGCCTGCGGACGCGTGGCTGCCTGCGTACCTAAGAGCCTGCAGCACGTCTAGTTGCGCTCTATGGATCGTCCTGTCCCTCCATTTTGTGTGTGTCTACGCTCTGCTTCGATTCGCCTCTGTCCTCTTCGACCTCTGCGGGCCGATTCCTTTCCGTTGCCCTGTCGGTCTCTGACGGGATATTTTCCGCGCTTTTCCTTTTCTGTTTCACCAGACCAACATTCGCCAGCTGACGAAGGCCGTgtacgccgcggcggccgaggtGGGCTACGCAGGGCTGCCGCCGgtgcacgccgcgcgcgagttgtctttctcgctcgacaccgaggagacagctgaagacgcgaaggagaacgACCGCACAGAGACTCccgcggagaccggcgcggcgccgccggcggagacaggagacgcagaagacaagaagattggagagacggagaagggcgcgccgctgccgtggTTCCATCCGCATGTCGCGAGACGTTGGGACGGGTGTCCGGTGAGTTTTCAAAATCTCCCTCATGCGAATTTTAATGCGCCTGCTTGaatctgtctccgcgcgcatgcagaccgTTCTGCACGCGCACACCGCCCCGAGCCTCGTTCGTGGACTGCCTTCACCTTCGGATCCATTCTTGTTGCTCTCTCCGCGGGTCTCCTATCGAagtccggcgccgcgcacatGCCCagcttctctgcttctcgcctttTTTATCCTTTTTATTTTCTTCCTGCTATTCattcgttttttctgcgcatCGTACGCAGGTTCTGCCGAcagtcgcctcgccgccggaggGTCGCCTGGGCTACCGCAACAAATGCGAGTTCACAATTGGCTACACGCACGAAGTCGCGGACGTGTACGACGAGAAGCTGCATCAGCTGATTCGCGTGCTCGAGGAGCGGAAGCGAACGCAAGCGTCTCAGCCGCGAGTCGAGTtctgcgacgccgacgacgacgcgcccgctTGCACAGTCCTGCAGCATCGGCCGCGGCATTGCCTCATCTCCGTTCCTTCGCATTTgtctggcgccggcgccgccgccaagaAGGAGCAGGAGggcagcgaccgccgcggcgcccgcggaggaggcgcgagcgagacgcccgTGGGTCGGTGGCGACTCTCTGAAGAAGACTACCAGAAGTACGTCGAAaaccgcgcgcgcgtctgcgtcggaTTCGTcaagcgcgtgcgcgagcagcagccgctcgtcgcgcccgcctctggAAGTCTTCTCGTGAGCCACGCCATGCAAGAAGTCTGCCATGAACTCCAGGTATGCAAAAACCAGCGCAGTTGCAGTGTGATTCAATTCCTGCGTGGGTGTCTGCTCGACGATCTAGTTCATGTCGACGTACTAGAGCCACGGTTGCCCTCGGGTGTGGACCCCCGGGCGGAGAGATCAGTTCCGAGGGTGCTCCATTCATGAGAGACACCTCCTTTCTCCCCGGAGAGCTCGCTagccgtctgcgtctgctccgCGGCTGTAGGGAATTCGCGAAGAGCGAATCGTTTTGCCGACTCGCTGGCTGTCCCTTGCTGGCTGTCTGCGCTTCAGGCCATCATCCATCGATCGCCCTTCCCGGTGTACAACCGCCGAACGCAGAGAGGTGCGTCGCGCTGAGTCTCGAgtctttctctgcgcagaATGTCCCTTATTGGTGCCTCGTGGACGTCTTTGTGTCCCATAGCTGTGACATTTTTGGATAGAAATAAAGGTGTCATACTGATCGATCGTTGAGTAGGCATGATATCTTTACATTTGTCCAAAGGTGTGACGGCTGTGGCGTGTATCGTTGCAGCCCATTCCACGAAGCACTTTTTTTTTGTGCGGAGTCGCTACCCTGGTAGAAAGGGagtcctctctctcgactggagcagctcgcaggagctgcgcgagcttcTTGAGTTTCTTCGGCAGCCTCCCTTttttgctgctgcgtctctccgcggctctcagTAGGCAGGAGGGGGCGTCCTCTCTTTCTGGAGGTCACTGGCGAgcgtgtgtgcggctgcgTCTTCAGGCGTTTGGCGTCTACTCATGGTTCGCTCGTCTGGGCGCTACAGAGAGCTTTTAATTCTCGTGCAGGTGAagtctttctcctctccaaACAACCGCCACCTCCGCTGTGGCCTCGCctgtgcgcgcgccgcgctggaggggcgacaagcagcggagaagatcgcgagctgcgaggcagcgcatACTTTCCCCCCGCCCGCGGAGTGTGCGCCAGGCGCGACACGCAACAAggggggcgccgccgactgcggcggccgcgaggcgagacagaacggcgaggagaccgcgaaggcgacccgTGTCTCGTCCTGCaacggcgcctgctgcagacagGCGTGTATCGAGGCGCTCATCGAAGGCCTCGCGAATAAGGACTTCGACGGGTATACGGTTCGCTCTATCTTCCTCCAAGAAGTGCGTCTCAagagctccgcgcggcgtctgcgcggcgcgtaTCCCGCTTGCGCTTCGATGACGACGAGTCACACTCAGGCTgcaaggcgcgcggcggcgcttttcttctctgcttcgctcctcctcccctACATACCTGCCCACGCACACGTGTTGAAAGCTTCACTGAattcgctgcctcgcgatATTCACAAGAACCCTGGCGCAGATGCAAAATACGCAAACGCGTTGCAATCAcatgcccgcgccgccccacgcgcatgctgcagcagagcttACTAATTCATATATGATGTAGTATGTgcataaatacatatatgtatatgagTATCTATTTTATGCGCATATGCATACAAAAAAatgttatatatatatccattTACGCCTATATCAATAAAAATAAAATATATACGCCCCTGCGAGAGTGATGCCTACGTGTAGGCAGTCAAGCCTCCTCCAACTTCGATTTCTGTGTGTATTTAATCGCGCAACTGTCTAGGCCGTGAGGACGCACCGTGGGCTTGATTTCCGCTTGCGTGTTTTtcagagcgacgccgcctcagACTGCATTGACCCCGGGCACCGCACGGAGAAGGTAAAGCGCGCGCAGTTGCCTCTCTTTCTAGCTAGACTTTCATCAGTTTTTGCGCACTGTTTCGACTTGCTACTCGCTGGAATCTAGAGGTCGGGCGTCTTTCTAACCTCACTGTGAGCTaggaggctgcgcgtcgctgtctttTCCGCGCATGCCTGGGTGCAGAAAGCTCTTTGTTTTCCGGAGTGCTTAAAaacgcgtctctgcggctcggAATCCGTGCCTATACACACGTgcttacatatatatttaaatCTGTTCAAGCATAcgcatatgtgtatatgtatgtgcagCTTGGGAGTGCCTGTGTGCGAACGCGCTGCAGGAAGAGCGTGCTTCAGTGCTTTTTGATCTTCCGTGCTTCACCAGTTCACCTCACGCGTTTTCTGTCGCCCGTGCAGATCTGGGGCAAGGCGTTCATCCAGCAGagcctcctcggcctcgacTTCCGCGTTgggcctctctccttcttccaggtgagccgcggcgcgcgcgaacgaCATGCAGCGCGGGAAAGAGAGTTCAGCGCCAACATGGCAGCAAACAacatatgcacatatatattcatatatatgtgcatatgtgcatgcatgtgtgtgctGAAGCGCACGTGTAGATGCGCGCACATTTACATGCTTCCTCGGCTTCGCAGGATTTTTCACAGGTGAACCTTGGCGTGCGAGACCCCTTTCGTTTCTAGAAGTCTGAAGGTGACGTCGGTTACGAGATCTAGACAACTTAGTTCTTTCCGGTTGCAGCACTCCGCCTGAGAGGCGGATTTTGCGCGTGCGTGGCTGCCCGCAACCTTTCAGGCGGCGGTTGACTCCTGtgcgcgccagagagagtCCCAACACACACGTGTGTATctctatatatttatacaccTCGGTGCATGTGCATGAAGGTCTGCTTGTTCGCGCTTCGGCATGCGGGCGTTTTGCAGACGAATATACTCACCTGCGAGCTGCTGTATCAGACAGCGTTGGACTTCTTGCTGCCGCTCCCGCGCGGCACGCCGCTCGTTGACGTCTGCTCGGGCGCCGGCACAATCAcactctgcgccgctgcagccgttgCGCGtctcgaggcgaaggaagaagagaaagggaaAAGCCAAGAGCCGACTGCGAACTGCCGcgtccccgccgccggcgcagcagacgcggagaaagacgccgcAAAAGACGTAAAGAAAGAAAACGTAGAAAAGACAGAGAtgggaggagagggcgaaagagagggagaggagaagggcggaagcagagaatcgctgcctcgcgttgTCGGGATTGAGCTCGTCGAGGAGGCAGTGCGCCTTGCTGAGGAAAACGCTGCGACAAATCACCTCTCAAAGGACGTGGACTTCATCTGCGGTAGGTCTGCTTTCCGGTTCGGACCCCACTTTTTCGCactcttttcttctccgtAGATCCGC
Proteins encoded:
- a CDS encoding uncharacterized protein (encoded by transcript BESB_029340); its protein translation is MEPQQTAGAAAPRRCHLACRAWSGLKQEKLSNWMIQENLPFLQLDKKHQAAWAFIDFASKEQEDAFTQRLASVAFKGEMIHIHPALPRPSARPGAFLAPAETVPTAAGTAAGAAGSPAGGARGRGGWKRGGARGDGSDEDDDEGEGRYQTKRRRRGARGRSAARVQQDEAVAQAVGTPGGGAESAPSGHVDEPHECGWKPGSPKQPLPSLFDIQKKKHATRFASGVHWSGGEDLDDDEGAEGVVQRTAPLMRFSYPDQLEMKRKYLRTNIRQLTKAVYAAAAEVGYAGLPPVHAARELSFSLDTEETAEDAKENDRTETPAETGAAPPAETGDAEDKKIGETEKGAPLPWFHPHVARRWDGCPVLPTVASPPEGRLGYRNKCEFTIGYTHEVADVYDEKLHQLIRVLEERKRTQASQPRVEFCDADDDAPACTVLQHRPRHCLISVPSHLSGAGAAAKKEQEGSDRRGARGGGASETPVGRWRLSEEDYQKYVENRARVCVGFVKRVREQQPLVAPASGSLLVSHAMQEVCHELQAIIHRSPFPVYNRRTQRGVWRLLMVRSSGRYRELLILVQVKSFSSPNNRHLRCGLACARAALEGRQAAEKIASCEAAHTFPPPAECAPGATRNKGGAADCGGREARQNGEETAKATRVSSCNGACCRQACIEALIEGLANKDFDGYTVRSIFLQESDAASDCIDPGHRTEKIWGKAFIQQSLLGLDFRVGPLSFFQTNILTCELLYQTALDFLLPLPRGTPLVDVCSGAGTITLCAAAAVARLEAKEEEKGKSQEPTANCRVPAAGAADAEKDAAKDVKKENVEKTEMGGEGEREGEEKGGSRESLPRVVGIELVEEAVRLAEENAATNHLSKDVDFICGKAEDVFPRLLQERYTGCSELAAIVDPPRAGLHTRVLEAILDFKPIKRLVYVSCNAASMVANCVKLCTPSPSNRDPFVPMRAVPVDMFPHTLHCEAVLLLCRASDVAACAAELAGKTHSRFISLPQSGATHLADGDGAGEAESRGGSTRRRRASATERSDDARDAPNEAAQREVETEGLRRGTRGRRGRGGRSERGARVAKAQRGDAAGRSGGQGTAEPAALALPPEASNPLMQG